A genomic window from Gammaproteobacteria bacterium includes:
- a CDS encoding type II secretion system protein: protein MNSSSNTYANTYSKSGGFTFIELMIGLVLIGVVGAVAVPSYVNAAQQAKDDSLWEHSVKAKNTHDLLMTHGAMPTVSDLAAGMLGSVVAVADGVQVQHSGATYVVPTYSNALCTVPTRKVDEAVACVGSIAS, encoded by the coding sequence ATGAACAGTTCTTCAAACACGTATGCAAACACTTATTCAAAGTCGGGCGGATTCACCTTTATTGAGCTGATGATCGGTCTGGTCCTCATCGGCGTGGTGGGGGCCGTTGCGGTGCCCAGTTATGTGAACGCCGCCCAGCAGGCCAAGGACGATTCGCTGTGGGAGCACAGTGTTAAGGCAAAAAATACCCACGATCTTCTGATGACTCACGGCGCGATGCCGACGGTGAGCGATCTGGCGGCGGGGATGCTGGGTAGTGTGGTGGCGGTGGCGGATGGTGTGCAGGTGCAGCATTCCGGTGCGACCTATGTGGTGCCGACCTATTCCAATGCCCTGTGCACGGTGCCGACCCGGAAGGTGGACGAGGCGGTGGCCTGTGTGGGGTCGATCGCCAGTTAA
- the ntrC gene encoding nitrogen regulation protein NR(I) → MTDTRHIWVIDDDHSIRWVLERALKQAGMGVQTFDNADGILELLEKGRPDAIVSDVRMPGIDGLQLLELLGQRYPELPVIIMTAHSDLDSAVSAYQGGAFEYLPKPFDVDEAIELVNRAIQHSRAQPGSHAAASPDKAPDIIGEAASMQEVFRAIGRLARSKITVLITGESGTGKELVAHALHRHSPRADKPFIALNTAAIPRDLLESELFGHERGAFTGAQSARSGRFEQADGGTLFLDEIGDMPAELQTRLLRVLADGEFYRVGGHTPTKVDVRIVAATHQNLEQRVKDGQFREDLFHRLNVIRVHMPPLRDRQEDIPLLARHFLAEAAKELNMEAKQLDAETSAYLAQQEWPGNVRELENICRWLTVMSPGKTIHMDDLPAELKKTPQPRDGNENWEHSLRRWADARLSQGEASLLDDAVPRFERIMIETALKHTAGRRQDAAKLLGWGRNTLTRKIKDLGMEESTPDVA, encoded by the coding sequence ATGACCGACACACGCCATATCTGGGTTATCGACGACGACCATTCCATCCGCTGGGTGCTGGAGCGCGCCCTCAAGCAGGCCGGCATGGGCGTCCAGACCTTCGACAATGCCGACGGCATTCTCGAGCTGCTGGAAAAGGGGCGACCCGACGCCATCGTCTCCGACGTGCGCATGCCCGGCATCGACGGCCTACAACTGCTGGAACTGCTCGGCCAGCGTTATCCCGAGCTGCCGGTGATTATCATGACCGCCCACTCGGACCTGGACAGCGCCGTCTCCGCCTATCAGGGGGGGGCCTTCGAGTACCTGCCCAAGCCCTTTGACGTGGACGAGGCCATCGAGCTGGTCAACCGCGCTATTCAGCACAGTCGCGCCCAGCCCGGCAGCCACGCCGCCGCGAGCCCGGACAAGGCCCCGGATATCATCGGCGAGGCCGCCTCCATGCAGGAGGTGTTTCGGGCCATCGGCCGACTGGCGCGCTCCAAGATCACCGTGCTCATCACCGGCGAATCCGGTACCGGTAAGGAGTTGGTGGCCCACGCCCTGCACCGCCACAGCCCCCGCGCCGACAAGCCCTTCATTGCGCTCAACACCGCGGCCATCCCCCGCGACCTGCTGGAATCCGAGTTGTTCGGGCACGAACGGGGGGCCTTCACCGGCGCCCAGAGTGCCCGCAGCGGCCGCTTCGAACAGGCCGATGGCGGCACCCTGTTCCTCGACGAGATCGGCGACATGCCTGCGGAACTTCAGACCCGCCTGCTGCGAGTGCTGGCCGACGGCGAGTTTTACCGCGTCGGTGGCCACACCCCCACCAAGGTCGATGTGCGCATCGTGGCCGCCACCCACCAGAATCTGGAACAGCGCGTCAAGGACGGCCAGTTCCGAGAAGACCTGTTCCACCGCCTCAATGTAATTCGGGTACACATGCCGCCGCTGCGCGACCGCCAGGAGGACATCCCCCTGTTGGCCCGGCACTTTCTCGCCGAGGCAGCCAAAGAACTCAATATGGAGGCCAAGCAGCTGGATGCCGAGACCAGCGCCTATCTGGCCCAGCAGGAATGGCCCGGCAACGTGCGTGAACTGGAAAACATCTGTCGCTGGCTCACCGTGATGTCGCCGGGCAAGACCATCCACATGGACGACCTGCCCGCCGAGTTGAAAAAGACACCTCAGCCCCGCGACGGCAATGAAAACTGGGAGCACAGCCTGCGACGCTGGGCGGACGCCCGTCTGAGTCAGGGCGAGGCATCCCTGCTGGACGATGCCGTGCCCCGCTTTGAACGCATCATGATTGAGACCGCCCTCAAACACACCGCCGGCCGTCGTCAGGATGCGGCGAAATTGCTGGGCTGGGGGCGCAACACGCTGACCCGCAAGATCAAGGACCTGGGCATGGAGGAGTCGACGCCGGACGTCGCCTAG